From one Marmota flaviventris isolate mMarFla1 chromosome 1, mMarFla1.hap1, whole genome shotgun sequence genomic stretch:
- the Tnfsf9 gene encoding tumor necrosis factor ligand superfamily member 9: protein MRAACASSCPSPGTATSRAFTEVPELPPNVPANLWDPLPKEQETFAKLLTPNVLLRNETLSWYSQQGLKGVYLSPGLNYSEDTRELVVAEDGVYYVFLQLELQRKATLQNGGEVSLTLLLQPPPGGAAALALTVHLPCSSEPRNSAGGFRGDLLHLSAGQRLSVRLSVHLHQQAHAQDAWQLAQGGTALGLFRVTTKVPDGFF from the exons ATGCGGGCTGCCTGCGCCTCGTCGTGTCCCAGCCCCGGTACCGCGACAAGCCGGGCATTCACTGAAGTCCCGGAGCTCCCGCCGAACGTCCCTGCCAACCTCTGGGACCCGCTGCCGAAG GAGCAGGAAACGTTCGCCAAACTGCTGACCCCAAACG TGCTGCTGAGAAACGAGACCCTGAGCTGGTACAGCCAGCAGGGGCTGAAAGGCGTGTACCTGTCCCCCGGCCTGAACTACAGTGAGGACACACGGGAGCTGGTGGTAGCCGAGGATGGGGTCTACTACGTCTTCTTGCAACTGGAGCTACAGCGCAAGGCCACCCTCCAGAACGGGGGCGAGGTCTCCCTCACTCTGCTCCTGCAGCCTCCACCGGGCGGGGCCGCTGCCCTGGCCCTGACCGTGCATCTGCCTTGCTCCTCGGAGCCCAGAAACTCTGCTGGAGGATTCCGGGGTGACTTGCTGCACCTCAGTGCCGGCCAGAGACTGAGCGTCCGCCTGAGTGTCCACCTGCATCAGCAGGCCCACGCGCAGGATGCCTGGCAGTTGGCCCAGGGTGGCACAGCCTTGGGACTTTTCCGTGTGACCACGAAAGTGCCAGATGGATTCTTCTAG